The sequence below is a genomic window from Phragmitibacter flavus.
CCTGTGCCAATCGTGTCCCCTGGGGTGGTCGTCAGCCCGGCGTCGTTAAACAATTCCAGCGCCATTCTGCAAGGCAGGGTGAATACCAAAGGCTTTGCCACCACTGTGCGTTTTGAATACAAAAAGAATACCGAAAGCAGTTACCGGAATCCTGACGTTACCTTCACGTCCGACAATGGCACGAACTTCGTGGACGTCAGCTCCACTCTTAGTGGTCTGGAAGCCAACACCGGATATGGCTTTCGACTGATCGCGATAAACGCCGGTCACACTGTCGCAGTCAACGGCTCCTTCCACACTGCGCTAGACACCGAGCCTCCTGTCCCTGGCTCTGTGCAGATCTCCTCCATCGTCGCGACCGCGGCGTATGATGCCCGGGTGAAGTTTACCTTTACTGGCTGGACAGACGGTCCCTGGCCTTCCGAATCATTGATTTTTTCGGTTTACGTCGATGGGCAGTTTTTTGGAGATCAGGGAGCCGTTCCCACAGGCAACGGGCATCTCCTTCGCGCCGGTCAGCGCACCGCAAGGTTTGAGGTTCGCGATATTTCGGGCAACCTTACCGAAATCACCCGGAACTTCACCCTTTTCAACGCTCTGGAGTGGTGGCGCAGAAACCAATTTGGGAGCTTCGAAAACAGCGGTGACGGCGCAGATGCCGAAGACTTTGACCGTGATGGCATTCCCAATGTGGTCGAATGGGCCTGCGCGACCGATCCTAAAAAGCACAATGCGCCGGTGTTGACGATGGTGCCAAACGGCCAGTCCCTGGAGCTGCGCTACTCTCGTGGCAAAACGGCTTTGAATGGGGGTGCAAAATTCATTATTGAGCAGAGCGATACCTTGGCCCCGAACAGTTGGACTACAGTAAATAAAGCGCACCAAATGACCGGCGAAACCACTGTGCATCAGCACATGCGAGTTGTTGCCATACAGGGTGGCCCTTTCCAGCCACCGCAGCCGCCGTTGATGTTTTATCGCTTGCGCATTGAGGGGCCATAACCGCAGCAGAATGGCCTGACAGGAGGAGGAAACGGGCTCTTGTTGAACCTTGTTTCCTGCTGACGGAGGCTTGGGAACGCTGAGTTTTCGGAGCGATCCAGGGTGAATGGGGGATTTCGTGGCGAACATAGTCGCAGCTCTGTTGGTTCCGATGGAGCAATCCGACGGGAAGAAACCCCTGGTCCGCATATGATATGGACGGATGGTGATATGTTGATAGGTTGAAACGTGGCCAATTCTTCCATCATCAGATCGTTGTCATTGCTGGCAGATGCGAATCGGGTGCGCATTCTGGCGCTGCTGCGCGAGGAAGAGTTGTCGGTGGCGGAGTTGCAGGAGGTGCTGTCTTTGGGGCAGTCGAACATTTCGGCGCAGCTGGCGAAGCTGAAGGAGGCGGGCTGGGTGACGGATCGGAGATCGGGGAAGAATCGGCTCTACCGCGTGGAGGCTCCAGATGCAAAGGGGCGCGAGGCTTTTGGGCATGTGTTTGCGCTGGTGGAGGCGGCGACGGCGGAACTGCGCGAGGCGCGGCAGGATCGGACGGCGTTGAAGCTGGTGCTGAAGAAGCGGGCGGATGTGGCGCGGTCGTATTTTGATGCGCTGGCGGGGAAATTTGGGCGTCAGTATATCCCGGGCAGGTCGTGGAAGGCGATGGGGGAGATGCTTTTGGAGTTCGTGCCGCCGCTGGTGGTGGTGGACATGGGGGCGGGGGAGGGGGCGGTGTCGCAGATGCTGGCGCAGCATGCGAAGGAGGTGATCGCGGTGGACAATTCAGAGAAGATGGTGGCCTTTGGTCGGCAATTGGCGAAGGAGCATGGGTTCAAAAATTTGGATTACCGGTTCGGAGACATGGAGGAGCCGCCGGTGGATGCGGGGACGGCGGATGTGGTGATGTTCAGTCAGGCTTTGCATCATGCGCAGAAGCCGCAGCGGGCGTTGGATGCGGCTTTTCACATGTTGAAGCCGGGGGGACGGGTGGTGATTTCGGATCTGTTGAAGCACACGTTTGAGAAGGCGCGGGTGTTGTATGCGGATGTGTGGCTGGGTTTTTCGGAGGTGGAGTTGTTGGAGATGCTGGAGTCATCGGGGTTTGTGAATGGGGACGTGAGGGTGGTGGACCGGGAGGTGAAGGCACCGTGGTTTCAGACAGTGCTGGCGGTCGGGGTGAAGAGGGAACGGGATTTATGATCTATGATCTATGATCTATGATTTGAGATTTGAGATTTGAGATTTGAGATTTGAGATTTGAGATTTGAGATTTGAGATTTGAAAATTGGGGTGAAGTTAGGGGTATGGAGTTTCATTTGGGTCGCGGTGATCAGCAGTTGGGGCGTTTCAGTGGGGAGGAAGTGCGTGAAGGGTTGGAATCGGGACAGTTTTTGGAGACGGATCTGGCCTGGTGCGAGGGGATGGATGGCTGGCGGCCGGTGAGGGAGGTGGTAGGATTGCCAGTGTCGTTGCCGCAGGTGGCGGCTTTGCAGGGGACGATTTTGCCGCCGGTGACGACGTCAGACGGACATGTGGGGATGGGGGTGATGCCGATGCCGGGGACGGCGATTGCGAGTCTGGTCCTGGGTTTGCTGCCGTTTTTGGCGTGCGGGGTCGGGGTGGTTTTGGCAGTGCCGGGGGTGATTTGTGGTCACATGGCGCTGAAGGCGATTGATGC
It includes:
- a CDS encoding ArsR/SmtB family transcription factor; translation: MANSSIIRSLSLLADANRVRILALLREEELSVAELQEVLSLGQSNISAQLAKLKEAGWVTDRRSGKNRLYRVEAPDAKGREAFGHVFALVEAATAELREARQDRTALKLVLKKRADVARSYFDALAGKFGRQYIPGRSWKAMGEMLLEFVPPLVVVDMGAGEGAVSQMLAQHAKEVIAVDNSEKMVAFGRQLAKEHGFKNLDYRFGDMEEPPVDAGTADVVMFSQALHHAQKPQRALDAAFHMLKPGGRVVISDLLKHTFEKARVLYADVWLGFSEVELLEMLESSGFVNGDVRVVDREVKAPWFQTVLAVGVKRERDL
- a CDS encoding DUF4190 domain-containing protein yields the protein MEFHLGRGDQQLGRFSGEEVREGLESGQFLETDLAWCEGMDGWRPVREVVGLPVSLPQVAALQGTILPPVTTSDGHVGMGVMPMPGTAIASLVLGLLPFLACGVGVVLAVPGVICGHMALKAIDAPGARYEGRGVALAGLILNYVWLGLTALAIIVFVLIFLLAGTAAVASGA